The nucleotide sequence CGTACCCCACTTCCCCATCCGGAATCAGCTCGGCTAGGCCCCCTACATCCGTCACCAGCATTGGGCGCTCGAAGTGGTAAGCAATCTGCGATACACCGCTCTGGGTAGCATTCTTGTAGGGCTGTACTATAATATCTGCCGCGCAGAAATAATCCACTACTTGTTCGTTCGGAATAAAGTCGGTGGCTCGTACCAATCGGTTTTCAAGGCCATGCTGCCGAATGAGGGCTTCATAAGGTGCTGCGTCTTCATAATATTCACCCGCCACAATCAGCTTGATAGGCATCCCTGCTAGCCGGGCGTCAGCAAGAGCCTCCAACATGATGTCCAACCCTTTGTAAGCTCTAATGAATCCGAAGAACAACAAATAGCTGAACTGTGGATCAAGTTGTAGGGATTGAAGCGCTTCCCATTTAGGCTTTGCCGGTCCAAAGTTGTCGTAGAGCGGATGCGGTTTATATTGAGCAGGCTGTGTGAAATGCAAGCGGCGTAAATCAGCCAGCACAGAGCGGCTCATGGTTACGAAGCCGTGACACGCAGAAAGAAAGTAACGGGTGAAAGGCCGGTCGCCGGGGCGCTTTTCGTGGGGAATGATATTATCGGTAATAGCTACAATGCGCGTGTGCCGGTTGCGCTTGATACGCCTAGCTATACTACCTAGCGCTGGCCCCATGATGGGCAGCCAGAACCGAAAAATCACTAGGTCTGGCTTTTCCCGGCGTAACTTCTCTCCTACCTGCCACCAAGTCCATGGGTTCACAGAATTGATGCTTACTTCTATCGTTAAATCGGTGGGGCCTGGTTCGGTGCTGAACTGCGTTTGACCAGGGAACAAGAAGTCAGGGTACTGCAGGGAAAATGTAACCAGCTTTACCTCGTCGCCTGCTTCCCGAAAGGCCCGTGCCAGCCGCTCATTGTACGTAGCCAAACCGCCGCGCAACGGATAAGCCGGGCCAATAATGACAATTTTCATGTAGTAACTAACAAGTGGTATTCACCAACTACCGCAACTGCTCGGAAAATCTAGGATTGTCAGCAAGGTTTCAACCAAGTTTAATGCACTCGCTCTCGCACCAAGTAATCGTTGCGGTTTGGCCCATTCAGCTGGATTAGTTCAGCCAAGAAGCCGGTAAGAAACAGCATTACGCCTACTACCACGGCTATCAGAGCCAAGAAAAACAAGGGCTGCGCCGTTACCTCACGCGCTTTCAAGTTGTGCAAAGCTAGGTAGACCTTCTCTCCCACCAGCCACAACGTAATGAGCATACCTAACACAAACGATAGAGTACCCATCGTTCCAAAGAAGTGCATTGGCCGCCGACGAAAACGGCTCACAAACGTGATGCTCATCAAGTCCAGAAAGCCATACACAAAACGCTCCAGCCCAAACTTGGTGACGCCGTATTTTCGCTCTTGGTGTTGCACCACTTTCTCGCCAATCTTGCGGAAGCCCGCCCATTTGGCAATTACGGGAATGTAGCGGTGCATTTCCCCGTACACCTCCACGCTTTTCACTACGCGCTGATC is from Hymenobacter tibetensis and encodes:
- a CDS encoding glycosyltransferase — translated: MKIVIIGPAYPLRGGLATYNERLARAFREAGDEVKLVTFSLQYPDFLFPGQTQFSTEPGPTDLTIEVSINSVNPWTWWQVGEKLRREKPDLVIFRFWLPIMGPALGSIARRIKRNRHTRIVAITDNIIPHEKRPGDRPFTRYFLSACHGFVTMSRSVLADLRRLHFTQPAQYKPHPLYDNFGPAKPKWEALQSLQLDPQFSYLLFFGFIRAYKGLDIMLEALADARLAGMPIKLIVAGEYYEDAAPYEALIRQHGLENRLVRATDFIPNEQVVDYFCAADIIVQPYKNATQSGVSQIAYHFERPMLVTDVGGLAELIPDGEVGYVVKPTARAIADALMDFYEHKREAEFTVGVQEQKKQFSWSEMVKALKEVASIA